TCCACGAGGCGCACGTCCTTCGAGCCCAGCTCCCGGATCATGTCGCGCACCATCTCGGCCGCCTCGTGGATCCCCCAGGATTGCGCTGCCACGCTGGGTTGGCGCACCAGGGTCCGGATGTCTTCGAGGTAGCCGTCGAAGTTCTGGTCGATGTGCTCGTAGAGCTTCGCCAGAGCTGCGTCGAGGCTCATGGTTCTGGTCACGCTCACTGTGTCCTCCTGCCTAGTCGAGTTTGAGAAGCTTCATGGCGGTGCCGCCGAGGATCTTGGCTCTGGTCTCCTCGCTCACGTCCATCTCGCGGATCGGGTCGAGGTTGTACTTGAAGCGCCACGTGCGGTTCGGGTTCGCGTCGGAGCCGTATAGCACCTTCTCGTCCGAGCGCATCCAATCGAGCATCTCCGGTCCGATCCGTGGGATGAGCCGGGCTATCTGCGCGAACGTGAGGGTGGTGTCCAGGTAGACGTTCGGGTGCTTGCCGGCGATGTAGGGGTCGGGTCCGAAGGGGTTGCCGTGAGCGATGATCATCGTCGTGTTCGGGTGCCGGATCGCCAGCTCGTCGATCAGGAGAGGATCGCCGTAACGGATGATGCCCTCTCGCAGGAAGACGCCGCCGGTATGGAACAAGACGGGTAGGTCGAGCTCGGCGCACTTCTCCATGAGCGGCGACACGCGGGGGTCGTCAATCGAGAAGTGCTGGATGGGTGGGTGCAACTTTAGGCCACGGAAACCGTGGTTGCGGACCAGTTCCTCGAACTCCTTGACGGCGTTCTTGCGAGTGGGCGTAACGGAGGCGAAGCCGGTGAGTCTGCTCGGGTGCTTCTCGACCAGACCGGCGATGAGGCGGTTAGACGCCTCGAGCTCCTCCTGGTCCTGACCGAGCGCGAGCACCACCGAGAGCTGGATGCCCTCCTTGTCCATCTCGGACAGGAAGTGGGGCACGTCCGTTCCAGGTTGGATGTGGGTGTGAAAGTCGATGACCATCTGATCCTCCGACCTCGCGGTCCGGCCGTCCTGCAGGACCGGTCTCTGTCTAGGCGGCTGTACGGCACGGCTGACCGGTATTCCAAGGTGTCGACTGTCGACAGCAGCCTGGTTAGAACATAGCATGCGCGGAGGTAGGCGTCTCGGTGCGCTGGTCGTGGGTCGATCGGTCAAGGGGTTCGAGCGCTGCGCGAGGGACGGCGTCTGTCGCATCTTGCCGGGAGAACGGTCATTCGAGCAGAATCATCGCGCCATCAACGGCCCAAGAATCTTGATTCCACCGCTTCTACAAGCTCTCTCCGTGTCAATATGCGATGCGGAGCGGACGACGGACGCCCATCCGGAAGCCTGCGGGCTCGCGCTTGCCGCACCTCCGCAGGTGCCCACCTTCCTCAAGTAACGCCGGCCACGAACCCCACCCGCTCTATGACGCGCCGCCGCCGCCTGTACATCCGGTCGAGGAGGGGTACCTCAGCGTCGTGGTAATCGTGCAGCTCAGGCACCGAGGTTCCGCTGCCGCGAGTGATGCGGCCCGCCAACTGGATCACCTTGCCCTTGAACGACACGGGCATGGTCAAGAAGAGAGTGTCGAGCGCCGGTAGGTCGAGCCCTTCCCCCGCGATCTTGTCTATCGCTACCAGAACGCTGCCGCCTCCGGTAGAGCTCCGTGCCCGAGCCATGACAGCGGACCGTTCCTTGGTCTTCAGCTTGCCGTGGAGTACTTCGGCGTCGGCGCCGGCCCGTTTGATGAGGTCGTTCAACACGTCGGCATGATCCACGCGGTTCGTGAGTACGAGACAACGACGGCCCCGACCAGCCGCTGCTAGCACGTCGGCGACTATCTGTTGGTTGCGTGTCGGATCGGTAGCGAGCTCACCGTAGATGGCCTGGATCGAAGCGCCGGACCGTCCATCTTCACGTGTCACGAACGAGGTGGTGTGCACGTGCAGACAGCGCGCTTCGTGTGGCGCCACCATCGTGTGGCGCACCGGCCCGCATTGCATGGTTATCAGTTCGTCCATGTGATCGGCGCGGAACGGGGTGGCGGTCAACCCAAGCCAGTAGGGCGCTTCTAGCTTGTCGAGGGCCGCCAACGCGGCTGGGGCGGCCGCGGCATGGCACTCGTCGATCACGACGTGTGCGTAACCGTTCAGGCTATCCGGGTCGAACCCACGGCGACTGATGGTCTGTAGCATGACGATGTCCAACAGCCCACCCAGCCGCCTGCGGCCCGCACCAAGCTGGCCGATCGAATCGGCCTGGACTCCCAGGAAGCGCATGAGGCTGGCGCGCCACTGGTCGACGAGTTCAGCGCGGTTCACGATCACGACGGTCGGCACCTGACGCGCGGCGATAAGGTTGCAGGCCATCACCGTCTTGCCTGCGCCTGGAGCCGCGACGAGTATCCCCACCGGGTGACGTCTCAGGGCGGCCGTCGCCACCCTTTGCTCGGGTGTCAGGTGGCCCACGAACGAGAACGGAACAGTGAACGGAGCGGGTTCGGTTCGTGAGGTGGCCACCGTGATCCCTGAGGCCTCGAGCAGCCCCTTGGCGACCTCCAACAAACCTCGGGGTAAACGCAGTTCGCCCTCGCGGAGCTCATACGCCGTGACGAGGCGTGGCGTGCCGAACGTACTGAACCTCTGGGCTTGCTTCCTGTAGAACTCGGGGTTCGGCAGCGACGCCGCGTGCTTGAGCGAGTTGATGGTGGCGGGCCCCACGCCCTCCAGGGGGATGTGCACCCCGGCGTCCAAGCGGAGAGTGACGTTCGCGGCGGGGACGCCACCAGGTGCAGGTATAGGTCGGCTCGGTGCCGAGAGGACACGCTCAAGGTCACTAGCGGAGACCTTGGCGATGGACGCTAGGTGCGCGAACTGGTCGTCGTGGATCTCCCAGGTGGTTGGATCGGCGAAGACCGTAGTGCCCCGCTTCCGACTTTCACCCTGGAGTGGGAGCGCGATCAGGTTGCCCAACCGGGCGCGGCCGTTGGCGTTCGTCGGGAGGAGGTCTTGAGAAGGGAATAGGCGGTCGTAACTCCCGAAGCTCAGCGTGCCACGACGGTCCATGGCAAGTTTCAGTAGCTCGGCGCCCAGAAGCCTGGCCACGCGGGCGGGTGTCGGCGTTTCGAAGAATAGCCAGACGTGAGCTCCTCGCCCGGACCGCGAGATCTCTACTAGCGGCGAGAGGCCCCGCTCCTGACACGCCGCCGCGTAGGCTGCCGCGTCTGCCTGCCACTTGGACTCATCGAAGTCGCACGCGAGCAGGCTGCACGCGTCGTCGATCAACAGCGGGTAGATGCCTGCGTGGAAGCTATCGCCGCGTGGCGTCCTCCCGCGCAGGTGCTGATCCACGACCGTAGCGTTGTATGGCAGGTAGTCCTGGGGGGCATCGCCGTCAGTGTGGTAGCCGCCTCGCACGGCGGGACTCCAGCCCGCCTTGCCCGTGCGCCCACTTACCCAGCGCGTGGCGAAGACATCCGGACGGCCGATGAAGTAGCTCATGAAGAGCGCGACCTTGGCCTCTGGTGACGAACGGGCGTCGATCGTCGTCTTGGCAGGACCATCCCGACGAGAGTTCTGCAGCTCGGCAAGTTCTGCCCTCAACGCCGCTAGGCGCGCCGCGGTCGAGGCGATCTCCTGTTCGAGTCGGCGAATGCGAGGGTCGTCGGGCGACAGGTTCATGACGAGGGTCTCAAAGACTGACCAAGCAGAGTAAGCATGGCGGCGCGGCCCAACCTCGGCGTCCGATCGATGCCGAGGTGAAGCCCGACGACCACCTTGCTGCGCACCCCACTACTCGACAATGTACTCAAGCCGAGTCGGTCTTGGGCCGCACCTCTCGCGCCGCCACGAACGCCTCGAGCGTGTCCAGCCCCCGCCGCATGTGCGCCTCGACCTCGTGAAGCATGGCGTTCAAGTCGTCGCCCTTGGCGAGCGCCACGTAGGTGTCGTGGGCGTCGGGGAGGGCCGCCTTGCGGTGGTGGGCCTCGTGGTGGAGGGTGAAGTAGAAGTGGAGCCGGCTGCGGAGCAGGTTCCACGACTCGATGAGGCTGCGGTGCTTGGAGTACTCGTAGACGAGGCCGTGGAGGTCCATCTCGCGCTTGATGGCCTGCTGCTGGTCGCCGGCGTAGGTGGCGTAGGCGAGGGCGCGGTGGCGCGAGTCGAGCGCGCGGAAGAAGTCCTCGCCGCGCTTGTCCCACACGATCTTGAAGGCGAACGACTCGAGGAGGGTGCGGAAGGAGTAGATCTCCTGGATGTCCTCGATGGATAGGGACCTGACGACGGCGCCGCGGAAGGGCACCTGGTCGACGAGTCCCTCCTCGACCAGTTGACGGATGGCCTCCCTGAGCGGACCGCGGCTGACGCCGAGTTGGTCGGCGAGGGTCGTCTCCACGAGGCGCTCGCCGGGCGGCAGGGTCGCTTCGAGGATGGCCTGACGCAGGGCGATGACGAGCTGTTCGCGGAGCGTCCTGCCGGCACCCTGTTCGCGGTCGAGTCGACCCAGCCGTTCGAGCACTACGTACCTCCATGCGCCCCGGCGTGAGGATGCCTCATCCCACCGCCAAGGAAGCCGACCCCCGGCGCCTGCCGTAGGTTAACGCGCTATCCCGGCCCCGTCCTGCCTGGCCGCGCCGCCACGTAACGCGCCTTCGCGTCCTCGTACAGGTTGGCCAACCGCGCGGTGACCGGCCCCGGCACCGCCCCGTCCCCTATGACCCGCCCGTCCACCTGGGTCACCGGCGTCAGCCCGCCGAAGGTACCGGTCACGAACGCCTCGTCCGCGCCGTACACGTCGGTCAGGGAGAAGTCGCGCTCGAACACCGGGATGCCGTTCTCGTGGCAGAGACGGATCACGTTCCCTCGCGTTATCCCGTTCATGCAGTACTGCCCGGTCGAGGTCCACACCTGCCCACCGCGGACGCAGAAGAAGTTGGTGGCGTTGCAGGTGGCGACCGCGCCGTTGGGGTCGAGCATCAGGGCCTCGTCGGCACCGGCCAGGAGCGCCTGCTGCAGCGCGATCACCTCGTGGAGCTTGCTGTGGCAGTTGAGCTTCGGGTCGAGCACGTCGGGGGAGGGGCGCCTGACCGTCGAGGTGAAGAGCTTGACGCCGGCCGCGCGCACGCCGGGGTTGCTCGCCTTGTGCTCCGCGATGATGACGATGGTCGGGCCCGTCACCACGAAGCGCGGGTCCTGCGACGGCGTGCGCTTGCTGCCGCGCGTGACCATGAGGCGCACGTGCACGCCGTCGCGCATGCCGTTGGCGTTCAGGACCTTCCAGATCTCGTCCGTGAGCTGCTCGGGGGTGAGGCCGATGTCGAGCGCTATCGCCTTGGCGCCCTCGTAGAGGCGCTTCAGGTGCTGCTCCAGGAAGAGGAGCGCGCCGTCCTGCAGCCGGAGCCCCTCCCAGACGCCGTCGCCCACGAGGTAGCCGCTGTCGAAGACCGACACGGTGGCCTCCTCGCGCGGCTTCAGGGCGCCGTTCACGTAGACGCGCACGTCCTTGTTGCGCTCGTCGGGCAGGGCGTCGTGCGTGCCCCAACTGGAGCTACTGGTGGTCGTCGTCATGCTCTCCGATCTTCGGACTTCGAATGGACGGTGGGGGGAACGCCACTAGCCCGCCAGCGCGCTGCCGAACAACCCCACCACGAGCACGAGCGACAACAGGAGTCTCTTCACGGTCACGCTTCTCCCTTCGGACGCGCCGGGCGGGATCCCGGCGGGCTTCCTTCGGCGTTGGTCCGGTCCCGCTCGCGAGGGCTGGTTGTGGGGAGCGTAGCGCCGGGCGTGCTAGATTGTCAACAGTATGAGAAATGGCTGAAGGGGCGGCCTGCCCGCTCGTCCCGGAGCCGACGATGGGAGTCCACATGCCGAACCCCACAGCTAGACTCGGCCGCTTGCGGCAGAGCATGCAGCGTCACGGCGTGGCCGCCTGGCTGGCCACCACGGGCGACGCCCACCTCAGCGAGTACCTCTCCGAGCGGTGGCGCGCCCGCGCCTGGCTCAGCGGTTTCCGCGGGTCGGCGGGTCGGCTGGTGGTGACGGCCGACCGGGCCGGCCTCTGGGTCGACCCGCGCTACCACATGCGGGCCGACACCGAGACGGCCGGCGCGCCCATCGAGGTGTTCAAGGAGGGCAAGCCCGGCACCCCCGACCTCGCCGCCTGGCTCGTCGAGACGCTGCCGAGAGGCAGCGCGGTCGGGTTCGACCCCGAGTCGGTGAGCGTGGAGGCGCTCCACGCCCTGGAGGCCCGGCTGGCCCCGGCGGGGCTCGGCGCCAAGGCGTGCCCGGGCCTGCTCGACGAGGTCTGGACCGACCGCCCGGCCGATGAGCCGGCGCCCGTCGTCGACCACCCGCTGAGGCACGCGGGCGAACCCGCCGCCGAGAAGCTCGGCCGCGTGCGGGCGCGCCTGGCGGACCTGGGCGCCGAAGGCATGCTCGTCACCGCCCTCGACGAGGTGGCGTGGCTCCTCAACCTCCGCGGCAGCGACGTGCCCATGAACCCGGTGGCGCTCGCGTACTGCCTCGTGCGGGGCGCCTCGGCGGAGCTGTTCGTCCACGAGGAGCAGGTGACCCCCGCCCTGCGCGCCTCCCTGCTGCCCGAGGTGACGCTGCGCCCGTACGACGCCGTGACCGCCGCGCTGGCGGAGCTGCCCGCGGGCACGAGGCTGCTGCTCGACCCCGCCAAGACCAACGTGCTCCTCTACGACGCGGCGGCGCGCCTCGACCGCGTGCTGGCCGCCAGCCCGGTCGACGCCATGAAGGCCAGGAAGAACGAGACCGAGATCGCCGGCGCACGCCAGGCGCACGCCCTCGACGGCGCCGCCGTGACGCGGCTCCTCCACTGGCTGGCCACCACCGACCCGAGCGCCGAGACGGAGCTTTCCGTGTCTGAGAAGCTGCAGGAGTTCCGCGCGGGCCTACCCGACTACCGCGGACCCAGCTTCGACACCATCGTGGGGTTCGGCCCGAACTCGTCGGTGGGTCACTACCAGCTGAACCGCGAGGACCCGCAACCCCTCGCGGCCACCTCGGTGGTCCTCATCGACTGCGGCGCGCAGTTCCCGAGCGGCACCACCGACACGACCCGCACCGTGGCCCTCGGCACCCCCACGCCGGCGGAGAAGCGCACCTACACGACCGTCCTCAAGAGCCTCATCGCGCTCGGCGCCGCCCGCTTCCCCCGCGGCACGACCGGCCAGCGGCTCGACGCCCTGGGCCGGCAGCACATCTGGGCCAACGGCTGGGAGTGCCGCCACGGCATAGGCCACGGCGTCGGCAGCTACCTCCACGTGCACGAGGGGCCGCAGCGGATCAACAAGACGAACGACGTCGTGTTCGACGTCGGTCACGTCAACTCGTGCGAGCCCGGCGTGTACTTCGAGGGGGTGTTCGGTGTGCGCCTCGAGAACGTGATGACCGTCGCGCCGGCCGAGTCGGGCCCGTTCGGCGAGTTCCTCGCCTTCGAGACCCTCACGCTGTGCCCCTTCGACCGCGACCTCATCGACCCGGCGCTGCTGACGGCGCAGGAGGTCGCGTGGCTGGACGCCTACCACCACAGGGTGCGCGAGGCGTTGAGCCCGCTGCTGCCCGAGGAGGTGCGCGCCTGGCTCGTGGGTAGGACGGCACCGCTCGGTACGCTCAGCTGACCGAAGCGGTCGGCCGGGGGCCGGGCCAAGCGCAACGCGACGACCGACCCTCCTTACCCGCCCGGCGCCGTCAGGTCCCTGAGCGTGTCGCCGAGCAGGTTGACCGCCAGCAGCGTCACGAGCAGCACGAGCCCGGGCATGGTGGGTAGCCACCAGGCGACGGCCACGAACACCTGGCTCTCGGCGAGCATGCCGCCCCAGCTGGGCGTGGGGGGTTGCACGCCGAGGCCGAGGAACGACAGGCCCGCCTCCGCCAGGATGAGCCCGCCCAGCTGGAGGGTGCCCTCGACGACGATGATGGGCACGAGGTTGGGGAAGAGGTGCTTGAGCATGAGGCGCCAGCGGCGCGCGCCGAGCGCCTGGGCGGCCACCACGTACTCCTCGTCGCGCAGCTCGAGCACGCGGGCGCGGGTCAGGCGCGCGAACGACACCCAGCCCGTGAGGCCCAGGGTGAGGATGACGACGGGCAGGCTGGCGCCCACCGCCGCGATGACGGCGATGGCGAGCAGCACGAACGGCAGCGCCATGAGGGTCTCGGTGATGGCGGTGATCACGGCGTCCACCACGCCGCCAAGGAAGCCGGCCAGCACGCCCAACACGACCCCGAGGGTCATGGCGATGGCGAGGGCCGTGGCGCCCAGCGCCAGGGACACGCGGGCGCCGGCCAGCAGTCGGGCGAGGACGTCGCGGCCGAGCTGGTCGGTGCCGGCCACGTGGGTGACCCCGCCGCTCGCGAACATGGGGGGCTTGAGGGTGGCCATGAGGTCCTGCTCGAGCGGGTCGATGGGGTAGAGGGGCCCCAGCAGCGCGCCCGCCACCACGGCCGCCAGCGCGATCACCGACAGGAAGACGCGCGGGCGGCGCAAGTGCTTGGCGAGCCGGAGGCGCCACCGTGCCGCCGTCACTGCAGCCTCACGCGGGGGTTGAGGAGCGTGAAGGTGATGTCGACGAGGGTGTTGACGAGGATCAGGAACACCGCCACCACCAGCACGCCCGCCTCCACCACGGGGTAGTCGCGGGCGTAGACGGAGCGCACCAGCAGCCGGCCAAGGCCGGGCCAGGCGAACACCGTCTCGGTGATGACGGAGCCGCCCAGCACGAAGCGCAGCTGCAGCCCGATGACGGTGACGACGGGGATGGCGGCGTTGCGCAGGGCGTGGCGCCACACCACCCGGCCGCGCCTGAGGCCCTTGGCGCTGGCGGTGCGCACGTAGGCGGCGCCCAGCACCTCGAGCATGCTGATGCGCGTCATGCGCACGATGCCGCCCAGCAGGAAGAGCGCCAGCGTGCCGGTGGGCAGCACGTAGTGGCGCCACGTGGCGGCGCCCGCCGCCGGCAACCACTTGAGCTGCACCGCGAAGAGGAGGATGCCCATCACGGCGACCCAGAAGACGGGCAGCGACTGGCCCGTCACCGCCACGCCGGTGATGACCGCGTCGCTCGCCCCGTCGCGCCGCAGGGCGGCGAGCACGCCGAGGGGCACGCCCACCACCACGGCCAGGAGGATGGCCAGCCCGGCCAGCGAGAGGGTGGCGGGGAGGCGCTCGAGCACCAGCCCGAGGGCGTCCTGGCGGAACTGCAGGGAATCGCCGAAGTCGAAGCGCACGAACTGACCGAGGAAGCGCCAGTAGCGCTCGACGAGCGGCGCGTCGAGGCCGAGCGTCCGGCGGAGCTCGTCCACCTGGGCGTTGGTGGCGTCGGGCGGCAGCAGCAACCTCACCGGGTCGCCCGAGAGGTTGACCATCGTGAAGACCAGGAGCGACAGGCCGAACAGCACGACGAGGCTCATGACCAGGCGCCTGCCCAGGTAGGTCAGCATGGCGCCAGAGTACCCGCCCTCACGGCGTCCGGTATCATTCTTCACTGAGTTCGGGACGGGGACCCGGGCTCCGGGGGTCACTAGGAGGCAACCGATGCTCGGTAGAGTCCGCAACCTACTCCTACTACTCGTGGTGGCGTTCGCCGCGCTCGCGGGCGCGCAGAACGTGGTGGTCATGCAGAGCGCCGACGCCAAGACGCTCGACCCCACCCAGAACCGCGAGACCCCCACCTTCAACGTCATGCTGCACCTGTTCGACGCCCTCGTCTTCAAGAACCCCGACGGCACCTTCGCGCCCGGCCTGGCCGAGTCGTGGTCGGCGCTCGACGACCTCACCTGGGAGTTCCACCTGCGGGACGGCGTGAAGTTCCACGACGGCGAGCCGCTCACCGCCGACGCCGTCAAGTTCACGGTGGAGCGGATCAAGGACCCCGAGGCCGCCTCGCCCATCGCCGGCGGCTACGCCTTCATCGACCACGTGGAGGTCGTCGACCCGTTGACCGTGCGGATCGTCACCAAAGCGCCCACGCCGCTGGCCGAGGTCTACTTCTCCGAGATCTTCATCGTGCCGCCCGCCTACTACCAGAGGGTCGGCGCCGCCGAGTTCGCCTCCCACCCCGTGGGCACGGGGCCCTTCAAGTTCGTCGGCTGGACGCGCGACGTGAGCCTCACCCTCGCCCCCAACGCCGATTACTGGCGGGGCGCGCCGAGCCTGCCGGGCATAGTGTTCCAGCCCGTGCCGGAGGCCATCACGCGCTTCTCGAGCCTCAGCGCCGGCGAGGCCGACATCATCACGCAGGTGCCGCCCAGCCTCACCGCCGCCGTCGACGGCGCCACCAACGCCCACCTCGCCACGGTGGACGGGGCGCGCGTCCTCTACATAGGCATCAACACCACGGGTAGCAACGCTGCGCTCAAGGACGCGCGCGTGCGCCAGGCCCTCAACTACGCCGTCGACCGCAACGGCATCGTGCAGGGCATCTTCGGCGGGCTGGCCACCGCCACCACCGGCCTCTTGACCCCCATCGACTTCGGTTACGACCCCGAACTCGCCCCCTACCCGTACGACCCGGAGCGCGCGCGGGCGCTGCTCGCCGAGGCCGGTTACGCGAGCGGCCTCACCCTCGTGCTGGGCACCCCGAACGGCCGCTACGTGAACGACGTGCAGGTGGCGCAGGCCGTGGCCGCGCAGCTGCAGGCCGTGGGCGTGACCGTCGACCTGCAGGTGCGTGAGTACGGCGCCTACGTGGGCGAGCTCTTCGGCGGCGCCGCCCCCGACCTGTTCCTCATCGGCTGGGGCAACGCGCCGTTCGACGCCGACTTCGTCTACTGGAACCTGCTGCGCACCGACCAGCTGCTCAGCTACTACTCCAACCCCGAGCTCGACGCGCTCATCGACGTTGGCCACACCACCATCGACCGCGGCGAGCGCCTCGCCGCCTACCTGAGCGCCGCCGTCATCATCCAGGACGAGGCGCCCATGATCTTCCTCTACAAGCAGAAGGACGCCTACGGCGTGAGCGACCGCCTCGTGTGGGAGCCGCGCGCGGACGAGTTCATCTACCTCTACGGCGCCACGCTCAAGTGAGTGACGGCGCGCCGCAGCGCGGATCCGGCGGGGGCATGACGCTCCCGCCGGAGCTCGCGCGCTTCGCCAAGGCGGCCATCGCCGACCTCGTGGCCATCCCGTCCGTGGCCGCGCAGGGCCGCGGCGTGGCCGAGGCCGCCGAGGCCGTGCGCGCCCTGCTCACGGCCGAGGGGTTCCCGGCAGAGCTGCACGCCACCGCCGGCAACCCCGTCGTGTACGCCGAGGGGGGCGCCACCGCGGCCGGCGCGCCGACCGTCCTCTTCTACAACCACTACGACGTGCAGCCGGCGGAGCCGTTCGAGGAGTGGGACTCGGACCCGTTCACGCTCGACGAGCGTGACGGTGCCCTCTACGGCCGCGGCGCCGCCGACGACAAGGGCGAGCTGGTCACGCGCCTCGTGGCCCTGCGCTGGTTCCAGCTCCGCAACGGCCCCCTGCCGTTCAGGGTCAAGTTCGTGGTGGAGGGCGAGGAGGAGATCGGCAGCCCGAGCCTCGCCGGCTACCTGGAGCGCGAGCGCGAACGGCTCAAGGCGGACGCGGTGGTGTGGGAGTTCGGCGCCGTCGACGCCCACGAGAGACCCACCACCTTCCTTGGCCTCAAGGGCATCCTGGCGCTCGAGCTGCGGCTCAGGACGGCCGACCGCGACCTGCACTCGTCGTACGGCCCCGTCGTCGACAACGCCGCCTGGCGCATGGCCGCCGCCCTCGCCTCGCTGCGCGACGCCACCGGCCGCGTGCTGGTCGAGGGGTTCTACGACAAGGTCGTCACCCCGCCCCACGACGTGGTGGCAATGGTGGACGCCCTGCCCGCCGAGGAGAGCGAGCTGGCGCGCCTATTCGGTCTGCGCGGCTACCTGAACGGCGCAACGGGCCGCGACTGGCTGCGCGCCGTGGTGCTGGCGCCCGCCCTCAACGTCAACGGCATCAGCTCCGGCTACGCCGGCGAGGGCGCCAAGACCGTCATCCCCGCCGCCGCCACCGCCAAGATCGACGTGCGCCTGGTGCCCGACCAGGACCCGTTCGAGGTCAAGGGGTTGATCGAGCGACACTTGGCCCGCGCCGGCTTCGCAGACATCGAGGTCGTGCTCCTCCAGCACCACGAGAAGCCCGTGTGGGGGCCGCGTGCGCACCCGTTCGTCGATGCGGCGCTGGCCGCGTTAGAGGAAGTGCACGGGGTGGCGCCGGCCGTGTACCCGAACACCCCGTCGTCCGGCCCCATGCACCCGTTCGTGGAGCAGCTCGGCGCGCCCGTCGTGGGGTTGGGCGCCAGCTACCCCGGGGGGCGGATCCATAGTCCGAACGAGCACGTGCGGTGGCGGGATATCGAGAATGGGAGTGCGGTGATCGTCAGGGCGTTGGAGAGGTATGTGGTGGGGGGGTAGGTCCGGGGGCGTTCAGATGTGGGTCGCGGCGTGGTGCAAACTGCGCGCGAAGGGGCCGGTGTGGACGCCGGCACGCCGTGATGGGCCGAGTCACAGGTGGCGAGTCGGTTCGTTGTAAGGCGGATGCCGCCCGGTGGGGGGAGTGCAGCGGTTCCTTCCGACACATAGGCCGGGTGGCATATGGGGAGTGGCTGCGGCGCCGCGTGCTCGGGACGCGCGGATAGGG
The sequence above is drawn from the Trueperaceae bacterium genome and encodes:
- a CDS encoding DEAD/DEAH box helicase family protein; translated protein: MNLSPDDPRIRRLEQEIASTAARLAALRAELAELQNSRRDGPAKTTIDARSSPEAKVALFMSYFIGRPDVFATRWVSGRTGKAGWSPAVRGGYHTDGDAPQDYLPYNATVVDQHLRGRTPRGDSFHAGIYPLLIDDACSLLACDFDESKWQADAAAYAAACQERGLSPLVEISRSGRGAHVWLFFETPTPARVARLLGAELLKLAMDRRGTLSFGSYDRLFPSQDLLPTNANGRARLGNLIALPLQGESRKRGTTVFADPTTWEIHDDQFAHLASIAKVSASDLERVLSAPSRPIPAPGGVPAANVTLRLDAGVHIPLEGVGPATINSLKHAASLPNPEFYRKQAQRFSTFGTPRLVTAYELREGELRLPRGLLEVAKGLLEASGITVATSRTEPAPFTVPFSFVGHLTPEQRVATAALRRHPVGILVAAPGAGKTVMACNLIAARQVPTVVIVNRAELVDQWRASLMRFLGVQADSIGQLGAGRRRLGGLLDIVMLQTISRRGFDPDSLNGYAHVVIDECHAAAAPAALAALDKLEAPYWLGLTATPFRADHMDELITMQCGPVRHTMVAPHEARCLHVHTTSFVTREDGRSGASIQAIYGELATDPTRNQQIVADVLAAAGRGRRCLVLTNRVDHADVLNDLIKRAGADAEVLHGKLKTKERSAVMARARSSTGGGSVLVAIDKIAGEGLDLPALDTLFLTMPVSFKGKVIQLAGRITRGSGTSVPELHDYHDAEVPLLDRMYRRRRRVIERVGFVAGVT
- a CDS encoding amidohydrolase, encoding MVIDFHTHIQPGTDVPHFLSEMDKEGIQLSVVLALGQDQEELEASNRLIAGLVEKHPSRLTGFASVTPTRKNAVKEFEELVRNHGFRGLKLHPPIQHFSIDDPRVSPLMEKCAELDLPVLFHTGGVFLREGIIRYGDPLLIDELAIRHPNTTMIIAHGNPFGPDPYIAGKHPNVYLDTTLTFAQIARLIPRIGPEMLDWMRSDEKVLYGSDANPNRTWRFKYNLDPIREMDVSEETRAKILGGTAMKLLKLD
- a CDS encoding ABC transporter permease, whose product is MLTYLGRRLVMSLVVLFGLSLLVFTMVNLSGDPVRLLLPPDATNAQVDELRRTLGLDAPLVERYWRFLGQFVRFDFGDSLQFRQDALGLVLERLPATLSLAGLAILLAVVVGVPLGVLAALRRDGASDAVITGVAVTGQSLPVFWVAVMGILLFAVQLKWLPAAGAATWRHYVLPTGTLALFLLGGIVRMTRISMLEVLGAAYVRTASAKGLRRGRVVWRHALRNAAIPVVTVIGLQLRFVLGGSVITETVFAWPGLGRLLVRSVYARDYPVVEAGVLVVAVFLILVNTLVDITFTLLNPRVRLQ
- a CDS encoding ABC transporter permease, which encodes MTAARWRLRLAKHLRRPRVFLSVIALAAVVAGALLGPLYPIDPLEQDLMATLKPPMFASGGVTHVAGTDQLGRDVLARLLAGARVSLALGATALAIAMTLGVVLGVLAGFLGGVVDAVITAITETLMALPFVLLAIAVIAAVGASLPVVILTLGLTGWVSFARLTRARVLELRDEEYVVAAQALGARRWRLMLKHLFPNLVPIIVVEGTLQLGGLILAEAGLSFLGLGVQPPTPSWGGMLAESQVFVAVAWWLPTMPGLVLLVTLLAVNLLGDTLRDLTAPGG
- a CDS encoding aminotransferase class IV, whose product is MTTTTSSSSWGTHDALPDERNKDVRVYVNGALKPREEATVSVFDSGYLVGDGVWEGLRLQDGALLFLEQHLKRLYEGAKAIALDIGLTPEQLTDEIWKVLNANGMRDGVHVRLMVTRGSKRTPSQDPRFVVTGPTIVIIAEHKASNPGVRAAGVKLFTSTVRRPSPDVLDPKLNCHSKLHEVIALQQALLAGADEALMLDPNGAVATCNATNFFCVRGGQVWTSTGQYCMNGITRGNVIRLCHENGIPVFERDFSLTDVYGADEAFVTGTFGGLTPVTQVDGRVIGDGAVPGPVTARLANLYEDAKARYVAARPGRTGPG
- a CDS encoding aminopeptidase P family N-terminal domain-containing protein; amino-acid sequence: MAEGAACPLVPEPTMGVHMPNPTARLGRLRQSMQRHGVAAWLATTGDAHLSEYLSERWRARAWLSGFRGSAGRLVVTADRAGLWVDPRYHMRADTETAGAPIEVFKEGKPGTPDLAAWLVETLPRGSAVGFDPESVSVEALHALEARLAPAGLGAKACPGLLDEVWTDRPADEPAPVVDHPLRHAGEPAAEKLGRVRARLADLGAEGMLVTALDEVAWLLNLRGSDVPMNPVALAYCLVRGASAELFVHEEQVTPALRASLLPEVTLRPYDAVTAALAELPAGTRLLLDPAKTNVLLYDAAARLDRVLAASPVDAMKARKNETEIAGARQAHALDGAAVTRLLHWLATTDPSAETELSVSEKLQEFRAGLPDYRGPSFDTIVGFGPNSSVGHYQLNREDPQPLAATSVVLIDCGAQFPSGTTDTTRTVALGTPTPAEKRTYTTVLKSLIALGAARFPRGTTGQRLDALGRQHIWANGWECRHGIGHGVGSYLHVHEGPQRINKTNDVVFDVGHVNSCEPGVYFEGVFGVRLENVMTVAPAESGPFGEFLAFETLTLCPFDRDLIDPALLTAQEVAWLDAYHHRVREALSPLLPEEVRAWLVGRTAPLGTLS
- a CDS encoding GntR family transcriptional regulator gives rise to the protein MALRQAILEATLPPGERLVETTLADQLGVSRGPLREAIRQLVEEGLVDQVPFRGAVVRSLSIEDIQEIYSFRTLLESFAFKIVWDKRGEDFFRALDSRHRALAYATYAGDQQQAIKREMDLHGLVYEYSKHRSLIESWNLLRSRLHFYFTLHHEAHHRKAALPDAHDTYVALAKGDDLNAMLHEVEAHMRRGLDTLEAFVAAREVRPKTDSA